One region of Rhodocaloribacter litoris genomic DNA includes:
- the secF gene encoding protein translocase subunit SecF yields the protein MRIFENTQFDFIRSRTKGYLFSGVLLLISVVSFFVHGLELGIDFRGGMEFVVESDQELSTVRIRGILADALGADPEVKTFGENALLVRTLAEGEITQKQQQIIEAIAGAYPEANPRVVKTDIVGPRFAEDLKRGAIYAVLGSLLVIFLYILIRFEWRFGVGAVAALFHDVTITLGVFSLLHGFLPFSLQIDQAIIAAFLTIVGYSLNDTVVIFDRIREYTTLFKTEPYDQVVNRSINNTLSRTVITSGTTLLVVVTLFIFGGEVLRGFAFALIVGILIGTYSSIFVASPIVVELRQQSATRR from the coding sequence ATGCGTATCTTCGAAAACACCCAGTTTGATTTCATCCGGAGCCGGACGAAGGGATATCTCTTCTCGGGGGTGCTGTTGCTCATCAGCGTCGTCTCGTTCTTCGTGCACGGGCTGGAGCTGGGGATCGACTTCAGGGGCGGCATGGAGTTCGTCGTCGAGAGCGACCAGGAGCTGTCCACCGTCCGGATCCGCGGGATCCTGGCCGATGCGCTGGGGGCGGATCCGGAGGTGAAGACCTTCGGGGAGAACGCGCTGCTCGTCCGGACGCTGGCCGAGGGAGAGATCACCCAGAAGCAGCAGCAGATCATCGAGGCCATTGCCGGGGCCTATCCGGAGGCCAACCCGCGCGTGGTCAAGACGGACATCGTCGGGCCGCGCTTTGCCGAAGACCTCAAGCGGGGCGCCATCTATGCGGTGCTGGGCTCGCTGCTGGTGATCTTCCTCTACATCCTGATTCGCTTCGAATGGCGCTTCGGCGTCGGGGCGGTGGCCGCCCTTTTCCACGACGTGACGATCACGCTGGGCGTCTTCTCGCTGCTGCACGGCTTTCTGCCGTTCTCGCTGCAGATCGACCAGGCCATCATCGCCGCCTTCCTGACGATCGTCGGCTACTCGCTCAACGACACCGTGGTCATTTTCGACCGCATCCGGGAGTACACCACCCTGTTCAAGACGGAGCCGTACGATCAGGTCGTCAACCGGTCGATCAACAACACGCTCAGCCGCACGGTCATCACCTCCGGCACCACCTTGCTCGTCGTGGTGACGCTCTTTATATTCGGAGGCGAAGTGCTGCGCGGGTTCGCGTTTGCGCTGATCGTCGGCATCCTGATCGGTACGTACTCGTCGATCTTCGTTGCCTCGCCCATCGTCGTCGAACTGCGGCAGCAGTCGGCAACCCGCCGGTAA
- a CDS encoding STAS domain-containing protein, which translates to MNFSVDERYNAVVITLKGNVMGGPDGAKLHETLHELKEQGKTNVVVDLSKVKFMNSSGLGMLISGLTTMRNAGGDLRLANVADRIQSLLVITKLITVFKHYDSVEEAVKSYEEA; encoded by the coding sequence ATGAACTTTAGCGTTGACGAACGATACAACGCCGTCGTGATCACCCTCAAAGGCAACGTCATGGGCGGCCCCGACGGCGCCAAGCTGCATGAGACGTTGCACGAGCTGAAAGAGCAGGGCAAGACGAACGTGGTGGTGGACCTCTCGAAGGTGAAGTTCATGAACTCGAGCGGGCTGGGGATGCTCATCAGCGGGCTGACCACGATGCGCAACGCGGGCGGCGACCTGCGCCTGGCCAACGTGGCCGACCGCATCCAGTCCCTCCTGGTCATCACGAAACTGATCACCGTCTTCAAGCACTACGACTCGGTGGAAGAAGCCGTGAAGAGCTACGAGGAGGCGTGA
- a CDS encoding adenylosuccinate synthase encodes MPVTIVIGSQWGDEGKGKIVDLLSDQVDIVARYQGGANAGHTICWGDETFVLHLVPSGIFHEGVTCVIGNGVVLDPVAVLDEIRMIRELGYEVEGRLLISHNAHLIMPYHKRIEAAREQARDAGAIGTTGRGIGPAYVDKFARTGIRVVDLLDRDVLREKLRVAIEEKNAILRSIYGAEELDVEAIIEEYVEFDQLIDPYVTDTTEYLCHALQEGKHILAEGAQGALLDVDFGTYPFVTSSHPTAGGCCTGLGVPPTAVRRSIGIVKAYCTRVGNGPFPTELHDETGERLRRVGHEFGATTGRPRRCGWLDLVALRYTSMVNGFTDYAITKLDVLTGLDEIKVCVRYRYDGKETTRFPAEVQTLSRVEPVYESLPGWKEDITGAERVEDLPAAAQRYLQFIAGYTGVDISLVSTGPKREQTIHGAGVRIRAAV; translated from the coding sequence ATGCCAGTCACCATCGTCATCGGGAGCCAGTGGGGCGACGAGGGCAAGGGGAAGATCGTCGACCTCTTGAGTGATCAGGTGGACATCGTGGCCCGCTATCAGGGCGGTGCCAATGCGGGGCATACCATCTGCTGGGGCGACGAGACGTTCGTGCTCCACCTCGTCCCGAGCGGCATCTTTCACGAGGGGGTCACGTGTGTGATCGGCAACGGGGTCGTGCTCGATCCGGTGGCCGTCCTCGACGAGATCCGCATGATCCGGGAGCTCGGCTACGAGGTCGAGGGGCGGCTGCTCATCTCGCACAACGCCCACCTGATCATGCCGTATCACAAGCGGATCGAGGCGGCCCGCGAGCAGGCCCGCGACGCCGGCGCCATCGGCACGACCGGCCGCGGCATCGGTCCCGCCTATGTGGACAAGTTCGCCCGCACCGGCATCCGCGTCGTCGACCTGCTCGACCGGGACGTGCTGCGCGAGAAACTCCGGGTCGCCATCGAGGAAAAAAACGCGATCCTGCGCAGCATCTATGGCGCCGAGGAACTGGACGTGGAGGCGATCATCGAGGAGTACGTCGAGTTCGACCAGCTCATCGACCCGTATGTGACGGACACCACGGAATACCTGTGCCATGCCCTGCAGGAGGGCAAGCACATCCTGGCCGAGGGGGCCCAGGGCGCGCTGCTCGACGTGGACTTCGGGACGTACCCGTTCGTCACCTCCAGCCACCCCACGGCGGGAGGCTGCTGCACGGGGCTCGGCGTGCCGCCGACGGCCGTCCGCCGCAGCATCGGCATCGTCAAGGCCTACTGCACCCGGGTGGGCAACGGTCCCTTTCCCACGGAGCTGCACGACGAGACGGGCGAGCGGCTGCGGCGCGTCGGCCACGAGTTCGGCGCCACCACGGGCCGCCCGCGCCGCTGCGGCTGGCTCGACCTGGTCGCCCTGCGCTACACGTCGATGGTCAACGGCTTCACCGACTACGCCATCACCAAGCTGGACGTGCTCACCGGGCTCGACGAGATCAAGGTCTGCGTCCGCTACCGCTACGACGGCAAGGAGACGACCCGCTTCCCCGCCGAGGTGCAGACACTCAGCCGCGTCGAGCCGGTCTACGAGTCGCTGCCCGGCTGGAAGGAGGATATCACGGGCGCCGAGCGGGTGGAGGACCTGCCGGCCGCGGCGCAACGCTACCTGCAGTTCATCGCCGGGTATACGGGGGTGGACATCAGCCTGGTCTCCACCGGGCCCAAGCGTGAGCAAACGATCCACGGCGCGGGGGTTCGTATCCGCGCCGCCGTCTGA
- a CDS encoding sensor histidine kinase, whose protein sequence is MRAYRISVNLKLGLIVFAVLIAVASLAYTNRLVRQLGEREQSIMQLWGKAYEQLSKAAQPQELNPYLPELRALEALLRRWQAGEGAGLPSPETIERYRRAVLWAQSMPQTSELSFITDAILVPNTFDIPAIVVDAETGRPVNWRNVPGVPDTLSIRSAEDSLRLMHRLEARLDAMAAAFEPIPIRIDYGDQRLEQRLYFDESNLVKQLRVFPYVQLLFVGLFILVGYLGFSYVRRSEQSSLWVGMAKEAAHQLGTPISSLMGWLEVLRLPGLPPAERQAALDEVERDVERLRRVANRFSDIGSLPKLERMAVAPVVAHTADYIRRRLPQQGKRVRLEVDVPPDLQAPLNPELFEWVVENLLKNALDAIETDEGRIEVQGWGENGKVHLEVRDTGKGIDRRQWKNVFRPGYSTKKRGWGLGLSLAKRIVEDYHGGTLTLAASRPGQGTTFHIELPAGR, encoded by the coding sequence ATGCGAGCCTATCGCATATCCGTCAACCTCAAGCTCGGGCTGATCGTCTTTGCCGTGCTGATCGCCGTGGCGTCGCTGGCCTACACCAACCGGCTGGTGCGGCAACTCGGCGAGCGGGAGCAGTCGATCATGCAGCTGTGGGGGAAGGCCTACGAGCAACTCTCCAAGGCGGCCCAGCCGCAGGAGCTCAACCCCTACCTGCCCGAGTTGCGTGCCCTCGAAGCGTTGCTGCGCCGGTGGCAGGCCGGGGAGGGCGCCGGCCTGCCATCGCCCGAAACGATCGAGCGCTACCGGCGCGCCGTCCTGTGGGCACAGAGCATGCCACAGACGAGCGAGCTCAGTTTCATCACCGACGCCATCCTCGTCCCGAACACGTTCGACATCCCGGCCATCGTGGTCGACGCCGAGACCGGGCGCCCTGTCAACTGGCGGAACGTGCCGGGAGTACCCGATACCCTGTCGATACGCTCTGCGGAGGATTCGCTGCGCCTGATGCACCGGCTCGAAGCGCGTCTCGACGCCATGGCCGCCGCCTTCGAGCCCATCCCCATCCGGATCGACTACGGCGATCAGCGTCTCGAACAGCGCCTCTACTTCGACGAATCGAACCTGGTCAAGCAGCTCCGGGTCTTCCCGTACGTTCAGCTCCTCTTCGTGGGGCTGTTCATCCTGGTCGGTTACCTGGGCTTCTCTTACGTTCGCCGGAGCGAGCAGAGCAGCCTGTGGGTCGGTATGGCGAAGGAGGCGGCGCACCAGCTCGGCACGCCCATCTCCAGCCTCATGGGCTGGCTCGAGGTGCTTCGCCTGCCCGGCCTGCCGCCCGCCGAGCGGCAGGCGGCCCTCGACGAAGTCGAGCGCGACGTGGAGCGCCTGCGACGGGTGGCGAACCGCTTCTCGGACATCGGCTCGTTGCCGAAACTGGAGCGGATGGCGGTGGCGCCCGTGGTGGCCCACACGGCCGACTACATCCGCCGTCGCCTGCCGCAGCAGGGCAAGCGGGTCCGGCTCGAGGTCGACGTGCCGCCCGACCTGCAGGCCCCGCTCAACCCCGAACTGTTCGAGTGGGTGGTGGAGAACCTGCTCAAGAATGCCCTCGATGCCATCGAGACGGACGAAGGCCGCATCGAGGTGCAGGGATGGGGAGAGAACGGCAAGGTGCACCTCGAGGTGCGTGATACCGGCAAGGGCATCGACCGGCGGCAGTGGAAGAACGTTTTCCGGCCCGGTTACAGCACCAAGAAGCGGGGCTGGGGGCTGGGCCTGAGCCTGGCCAAGCGCATCGTGGAGGACTACCACGGCGGGACGCTCACGCTGGCGGCCTCGCGCCCGGGGCAGGGCACCACCTTCCACATCGAACTGCCGGCCGGGCGCTGA
- a CDS encoding SAM hydrolase/SAM-dependent halogenase family protein: MTAPARLLTLTTDFGTRDAYVPAMKGTVLSINPSVTMVDITHEIAPQDVMEAAFVLRGAVPYFPDGTVHLVVVDPGVGTRRRAVALRKGGHWFVGADNGLFPLLLDGPPDEAVELNRPAFWRTPSPSDTFHGRDIFAPVAAHLTAGRTLADVGTPIETLQPLHWALPLIDEEGIQGWVVHVDRFGNCITNIPRQAFEKARNGRAIKCFVGNTILQRLHRTYGEVASGEPLVLFGSSDFLEIAVNAGNAAELLGIRKGAPVNVVFV; this comes from the coding sequence ATGACTGCTCCTGCTCGCCTGCTCACCCTCACGACCGACTTCGGCACGCGCGACGCCTACGTCCCGGCCATGAAGGGCACGGTGCTGTCCATCAACCCGTCGGTGACGATGGTCGACATCACGCACGAGATCGCCCCGCAGGACGTCATGGAAGCCGCGTTCGTGCTCCGGGGCGCGGTCCCGTACTTCCCGGACGGCACGGTGCACCTGGTGGTCGTCGATCCCGGGGTCGGTACCCGGCGCCGGGCCGTCGCCCTCCGCAAGGGAGGCCACTGGTTCGTGGGGGCCGACAACGGCCTCTTCCCCCTGCTGCTCGACGGCCCGCCCGACGAAGCCGTGGAACTGAACCGGCCCGCCTTCTGGCGCACCCCTTCGCCGAGCGACACGTTCCACGGGCGGGACATCTTCGCCCCGGTCGCGGCACACCTGACGGCCGGGCGCACCCTGGCCGACGTCGGCACACCCATCGAAACACTCCAGCCGCTGCACTGGGCCCTCCCCCTCATCGACGAGGAAGGTATCCAGGGCTGGGTCGTCCACGTGGACCGCTTCGGCAACTGCATCACCAACATCCCGCGCCAGGCGTTCGAGAAAGCCCGCAACGGCCGCGCCATCAAATGCTTCGTGGGCAACACGATCCTGCAACGCCTGCACCGCACCTATGGCGAGGTGGCTTCCGGCGAACCGCTGGTGCTCTTCGGCAGCAGCGATTTTCTCGAGATCGCCGTCAATGCAGGGAACGCGGCCGAGCTGCTGGGCATTCGAAAGGGCGCTCCGGTCAATGTGGTCTTCGTCTGA
- a CDS encoding GbsR/MarR family transcriptional regulator — translation MSEQQDPRSNHALEAPSPRYREALERFVLFWGEMASNWGINRTMAQIHALLYACEDPLDTDEIMARLKISRGNANMNLRSLMNWNLVRKVHQPGSRKDFYTAEKDVWQITAQIIKERERREIKPVKQQLRECRELLTGAREEASCAELGTYERRLCERIDNLMELMEVFEGFSRALLPFIQEQNAPMIRQFIQIAEEFHSTSSTSGE, via the coding sequence ATGAGCGAGCAACAGGATCCGCGTTCGAATCATGCCCTGGAGGCGCCCTCGCCTCGTTACCGGGAGGCGCTCGAGCGGTTCGTGCTCTTCTGGGGCGAGATGGCTTCCAACTGGGGCATCAACCGGACGATGGCGCAGATTCACGCGTTGCTCTATGCCTGTGAGGATCCGCTTGACACCGACGAGATCATGGCACGGCTGAAGATCAGCCGGGGCAACGCCAACATGAACCTGCGCTCGCTCATGAACTGGAACCTGGTTCGCAAGGTGCACCAGCCCGGCTCGCGCAAGGATTTCTATACGGCCGAGAAGGACGTCTGGCAGATCACGGCACAGATCATCAAGGAACGCGAGCGCCGGGAGATCAAGCCCGTCAAACAGCAGCTCCGCGAATGCCGGGAGCTGCTCACCGGGGCCCGCGAGGAGGCCTCCTGTGCGGAGCTCGGCACCTATGAGCGTCGGCTCTGCGAGCGCATCGACAACCTGATGGAGCTCATGGAAGTGTTTGAGGGTTTCTCCCGGGCCCTGCTGCCGTTCATTCAGGAACAGAATGCCCCCATGATCCGGCAGTTCATCCAGATCGCAGAGGAGTTCCACAGTACGTCGTCGACCTCCGGTGAGTGA
- a CDS encoding ATP-binding protein — MLPFNEVLRALRAIHAKILLEPDRVRILEHIATTAMTIFRADACRIHRYDAQTGAFQREASVGLGAEWKHLPRRDGTGARALKTGSHVWVDDPVRLNPVVRKAGITRSGVFPLHPKGARPVGVLYLHYREHPGFSEEERDLVYHFAYHAGLAIQLAELRESDRRHIQDLEALREAVFSVAEAATLRGALLRVADRAMRVLHADAAILYPWDENERTLDRELVVGAGLDMDRFRIAPPRPNGLTHTLMRAGTLVVENLAHLTPEQAHLVANLRSHIMEPNGLCAFIGVALQVAKRSVGVLYVFFRAPHTPSLEELNTIRIFGEMAATRIELAKLSEAQRKAATAEAIATLSAAAAQFAHKMANVAGTVPMIIDDIVHKLRAIGVEDDGILARLDHLREDTLGLMEMADQLRLRDIGKPEPVDLGQVVEKAVKAAHVRSLNPDLQVHNAVPPGTTQVLAAEVLLVDIIVNLLHNAAQAGARRIELSASLRPEDEMADLHVRDDGSGIAPEDQEKVFMPLYSTKERAESDPHGIGLWASRYQIERMGGEITLESTPGVGTCFTISLPVPG; from the coding sequence ATGTTACCGTTCAACGAGGTGCTGCGGGCGTTGCGGGCAATTCATGCCAAGATCCTGCTCGAGCCCGACCGCGTCCGCATCCTGGAGCACATCGCCACCACGGCCATGACGATCTTCCGGGCGGATGCCTGCCGCATCCACCGCTACGACGCGCAGACCGGGGCGTTCCAGCGCGAGGCCAGCGTGGGGCTCGGGGCCGAATGGAAACACCTGCCTCGCCGGGACGGCACGGGGGCCCGGGCGCTGAAGACCGGCAGCCACGTCTGGGTGGACGATCCGGTCCGGCTCAACCCGGTGGTGCGCAAGGCCGGCATCACCCGTTCCGGCGTCTTCCCGCTCCACCCGAAAGGCGCCCGGCCCGTGGGGGTGCTCTACCTGCACTACCGCGAGCATCCCGGTTTCTCGGAAGAAGAACGCGACCTGGTCTATCATTTCGCCTACCACGCCGGCCTGGCGATCCAGCTGGCGGAACTCCGGGAGAGCGACAGGCGCCACATCCAGGACCTGGAGGCCCTGCGCGAGGCCGTCTTCTCCGTCGCCGAGGCCGCCACGCTGCGGGGTGCCCTCCTGCGCGTGGCGGATCGGGCGATGCGGGTGCTCCATGCCGATGCCGCCATCCTGTATCCCTGGGACGAGAACGAGCGCACGCTCGACCGGGAACTGGTCGTCGGGGCCGGGCTCGACATGGACCGTTTCCGCATCGCCCCGCCCCGGCCCAACGGCCTCACCCACACCCTGATGCGGGCCGGGACGCTGGTCGTCGAAAACCTGGCACACCTGACGCCCGAACAGGCGCACCTGGTGGCCAACCTGCGAAGCCACATCATGGAGCCGAACGGCCTGTGCGCCTTCATCGGTGTCGCCCTCCAGGTGGCCAAACGGAGTGTGGGGGTGCTCTATGTCTTTTTCCGGGCACCGCACACGCCGAGCCTGGAGGAACTCAACACGATTCGCATCTTCGGCGAGATGGCGGCCACCCGCATCGAACTGGCCAAGCTCTCCGAGGCGCAGCGCAAGGCCGCCACGGCCGAGGCCATCGCCACGCTCAGCGCCGCCGCCGCCCAGTTTGCCCACAAGATGGCCAACGTCGCCGGCACCGTGCCCATGATCATCGACGACATCGTGCACAAGCTGCGGGCCATCGGCGTCGAGGACGACGGCATCCTGGCCCGGCTGGATCACCTCCGGGAGGACACGCTCGGCCTCATGGAGATGGCCGACCAGCTCCGCCTGCGCGACATCGGCAAACCCGAACCGGTCGATCTGGGACAGGTTGTCGAAAAGGCCGTCAAGGCGGCCCACGTCCGCAGCCTCAACCCGGACCTGCAGGTGCATAACGCGGTGCCCCCGGGCACGACGCAGGTGCTCGCCGCCGAGGTGCTGCTCGTCGACATCATCGTAAACCTGCTCCACAATGCGGCCCAGGCCGGTGCCCGGCGGATCGAACTCTCGGCCAGCCTGCGCCCCGAGGACGAGATGGCCGACCTGCACGTCCGGGATGATGGCTCGGGTATCGCCCCGGAGGACCAGGAAAAGGTGTTCATGCCCCTCTACTCGACCAAGGAGCGCGCCGAGTCGGATCCGCACGGGATCGGGCTGTGGGCCTCCCGTTACCAGATCGAACGGATGGGTGGTGAGATCACCCTGGAAAGCACGCCGGGCGTTGGCACTTGCTTCACGATTTCCCTTCCCGTACCCGGATAA
- a CDS encoding response regulator has protein sequence MQQKEEVLLVEDERAWQRELKRILEEGGYAVRVVDNYEDAVRVLKEHAVKVAVVDVSLNPGDAYDRQGLAVMAEAGLPVVCVSGYLGEEEVKALLRDGKAEWFFAKQSFAGKEKRFLDAVGYSLVVARHEISERWRIIEHHLLARGD, from the coding sequence ATGCAGCAAAAAGAGGAAGTGCTTCTGGTCGAAGACGAGCGCGCATGGCAACGCGAGCTGAAGCGTATCCTGGAGGAGGGGGGATATGCCGTGCGCGTCGTGGACAACTACGAGGACGCCGTCAGGGTGTTGAAGGAGCATGCCGTGAAGGTGGCGGTGGTGGACGTGAGCCTCAACCCCGGCGATGCCTACGACCGGCAGGGGCTGGCCGTCATGGCCGAGGCGGGATTGCCGGTGGTGTGTGTCAGCGGATACCTCGGCGAGGAAGAGGTCAAGGCGCTGCTCCGGGACGGCAAGGCCGAGTGGTTCTTTGCCAAGCAGTCGTTTGCCGGCAAGGAGAAGCGCTTCCTGGATGCGGTCGGGTACTCGCTCGTCGTGGCCCGGCACGAGATCAGCGAGCGGTGGCGTATCATCGAGCACCACCTGCTCGCACGCGGCGACTGA
- a CDS encoding YraN family protein, with protein MSTREIGDRGEALAAAYLEKQGYRILERNYRFERAEVDLVCFEPAARYEEGGDLVFVEVKTRTGLGYGRPEEAVSEAKRRSLIKAAEAYLHEHRMDGMPCRFDVVSVLLGEGEPQIEHFKDAFWKF; from the coding sequence ATGTCCACCAGGGAGATCGGGGATCGCGGCGAGGCGCTGGCCGCCGCCTACCTCGAAAAGCAGGGTTATCGCATCCTCGAACGGAATTACCGCTTCGAACGGGCCGAGGTGGATCTGGTCTGTTTCGAACCGGCAGCGCGCTATGAAGAAGGGGGTGACCTCGTCTTCGTCGAGGTGAAGACGCGCACGGGACTCGGCTACGGGCGGCCCGAGGAAGCCGTCTCCGAGGCCAAGCGGCGCAGCCTCATCAAGGCGGCCGAAGCCTATCTGCACGAGCACCGCATGGACGGGATGCCCTGCCGCTTCGACGTGGTGAGCGTGCTCCTCGGCGAGGGCGAGCCGCAGATCGAACACTTCAAGGATGCGTTCTGGAAATTCTGA
- a CDS encoding IPT/TIG domain-containing protein: MNDARPSLPASPKSEPPLSEDLEEPKKPPGYRIRIFLLGLYLAALPVALFFLMVRFWPAAPTGAAGVPAQADTAQVAPADTTIRPAAVLTVALRRSGAPPARRQAATPEPPARPSPWDNPEIRLILLVLCAGAFGSFLHAANSFTHHVGNKTFAASWTWWYVMRPFVGAVLALIVYFAVRGGLLAISIGGPGDDESLFERLNVFGVVGLSGLVGMFSRQASDKLGEVFDTIFRTRQTPPPYPKPVVSRVEPDRVAAGGSDQVLTVHGKHFVEGKSVVRINGIARKTEFVAPDQLLVHLGAGDLTRPSRLNLTVETSQPGGGMSEPIVVEVTPAEPPAGDVAEG, translated from the coding sequence ATGAACGATGCTCGTCCTTCCCTGCCCGCCTCCCCGAAATCCGAGCCCCCTCTTTCCGAGGACCTGGAAGAACCGAAAAAGCCGCCCGGCTACAGGATCAGAATCTTCCTGCTGGGGCTCTACCTGGCCGCTCTCCCGGTGGCGCTTTTCTTCCTGATGGTGCGCTTCTGGCCGGCCGCGCCGACCGGTGCGGCGGGCGTGCCCGCGCAGGCCGACACGGCGCAGGTAGCGCCGGCAGACACGACGATCCGGCCAGCGGCTGTCCTCACCGTGGCCCTCCGGCGCTCCGGCGCACCGCCGGCACGCCGGCAGGCCGCCACCCCGGAGCCCCCTGCCCGTCCCTCGCCGTGGGACAACCCCGAGATCCGGCTCATCCTGCTCGTCCTGTGCGCGGGCGCCTTCGGCAGCTTCCTGCACGCCGCCAACTCGTTCACCCATCACGTCGGCAACAAGACCTTTGCGGCCTCCTGGACGTGGTGGTACGTGATGCGGCCGTTCGTCGGTGCCGTCCTGGCCCTGATCGTCTACTTCGCCGTACGCGGCGGCCTGCTCGCGATCTCGATCGGAGGCCCCGGCGACGACGAGAGCCTCTTCGAACGGCTGAACGTCTTCGGTGTCGTCGGGCTCTCGGGGCTGGTGGGGATGTTCTCCCGCCAGGCTTCGGACAAACTCGGTGAGGTCTTCGACACGATCTTCCGCACCCGGCAGACCCCGCCGCCCTACCCGAAGCCGGTCGTCAGCCGGGTCGAGCCGGACCGGGTGGCCGCCGGCGGCAGCGATCAGGTACTCACCGTGCACGGCAAACACTTCGTAGAGGGCAAGTCAGTCGTGCGCATCAACGGCATTGCCCGCAAGACGGAGTTCGTCGCGCCGGACCAGCTGCTCGTGCACCTGGGCGCGGGAGACCTGACCCGGCCTTCCCGCCTCAACCTCACCGTCGAGACGTCGCAGCCGGGCGGCGGGATGAGCGAGCCCATCGTCGTCGAGGTCACACCCGCCGAGCCCCCGGCGGGCGACGTGGCCGAAGGGTGA
- the nfi gene encoding deoxyribonuclease V (cleaves DNA at apurinic or apyrimidinic sites) encodes MSFELHHAHPWDVSPEEAVALQRRLAAQVRAVPLETSPKTIAGLDVSVRGDRVQAAVVVLSLPELTVVDTAVWGGPVTFPYIPGLLSFREIPAVLPALERLRVCPDVFMTDGQGVAHPRRLGLAAHLGVLLERPVFGVAKTRLWGTHTAPGHERGATVPLLDDDEVIGAVVRTRAGVKPVYVSIGHRITLEEAVRLTLACAPRYKIPEPTRRAHHLSRAGF; translated from the coding sequence ATGTCGTTCGAACTTCATCATGCGCACCCGTGGGACGTTTCGCCGGAAGAGGCGGTGGCCCTGCAACGCCGGCTGGCGGCGCAGGTCCGGGCCGTACCCCTCGAAACGTCGCCGAAGACCATCGCCGGGCTGGATGTGAGTGTCCGGGGGGACCGGGTGCAGGCGGCCGTCGTCGTGCTTTCCCTGCCGGAGCTTACCGTCGTCGACACGGCCGTCTGGGGTGGGCCGGTGACGTTCCCCTACATTCCCGGATTGCTCAGCTTTCGTGAGATCCCGGCCGTCCTGCCGGCGCTCGAACGCCTGCGCGTCTGCCCGGACGTGTTCATGACCGACGGCCAGGGGGTTGCCCATCCGCGCCGGCTGGGCCTGGCGGCCCATCTGGGCGTCCTGCTCGAACGGCCCGTCTTCGGCGTTGCCAAGACGCGGCTCTGGGGCACCCACACCGCCCCCGGGCACGAACGCGGCGCGACGGTCCCCCTGCTGGATGACGACGAAGTCATCGGCGCCGTCGTGCGGACGCGGGCCGGCGTCAAACCCGTCTACGTGAGCATCGGTCACCGCATCACCCTGGAGGAGGCCGTCCGCCTCACGCTGGCCTGCGCCCCGCGCTACAAGATCCCTGAACCGACACGGCGTGCCCATCACCTGAGCCGGGCCGGTTTTTAA